The DNA segment ACGCCGCGACCATGGACGTGGTGGAAATGGTCCTCGGCGGTCAGGTCAACAAAAGCATCGTCAACCTGATCAACCGTCACGGCGGCAGTGCCATCGGCCTGACCGGTAAAGACGCCGGGCTGATTCGTGCGAAGAAACTGACCGTCACCCGCCAGACCCCGGAGATGACCCAGCCGGAAATCATCGACATCGGTCAGGTCGGTGAAGTGGTCGGGATCAACACCGAACTGCTGAACCTGCTGGTCAAAGGCAACTTCATCCCGGTGATCGCGCCGATCGGCGTCGGTGAGAACGGTGAGTCGTACAACATCAACGCCGACCTGGTGGCCGGTAAAGTCGCCGAGGCGCTGAAAGCCGAGAAGCTGATGCTGCTGACCAACATCGCCGGCCTGATGGACAAGTCCGGCACCGTGTTGACCGGCCTGAGCACCCAGCAGGTCGACGACCTGATCGCCGATGGCACCATCTACGGCGGCATGCTGCCAAAGATTCGCTGCGCACTGGAAGCGGTTCAGGGCGGCGTTGGCAGCTCGCTGATCATCGACGGTCGCGTACCAAACGCGATCCTGCTGGAAATCTTCACCGACACCGGTGTGGGCACGTTGATCAGTAATCGCAAGCGTCCGTAAGACGTCGCGCAAACAAAAAGACCCCGCTCAGCCTGGCTGAGCGGGGCCTTTTTTTGCCTGCGGCCTTCCATCTATTGTGGCGAGGGAGCTTGCTCCCGCTTGAGTGCGCAGCGCTCACAAGCTTTTCGGGTCTGCTACGCAGCCCAGCGGGAGCAAGCTCCCTCGCCACAAAAGCTCATTCCACAGTTCAGACGCCGAACTGGGCCCGATACGCTTCCACGGCTGGCAGATGCTGCTTGAGCTGCGGGTCGTCGGCGAGGAATTCCAGCACCTGGTTCAGCGAAACGATGCTGATCACCGGAATACCGAAGTCACGCTCGACTTCCTGGATTGCCGACAATTCACCGTTGCCACGCTCCTGACGGTTCAGGGCGATCAGCACGCCAGCGGCCTTGGCGCCGTCCTGGGACGCGATGATCTGCATCACTTCGCGGATCGCGGTGCCAGCAGTGATCACGTCGTCGATGATCAGCACTTCACCGGTCAGCGGCGCGCCGACCAGGCTGCCGCCTTCGCCGTGAGCCTTGGCTTCCTTGCGGTTGAAGCACCAAGGCAGGTCACGGTTGTGGTGTTCGGCCAACGCGACGGCGGTGGTGGCTGCCAACGGGATGCCTTTGTAGGCCGGGCCAAACAATACGTCGAAAGGAATGCCGCTTTCGGCGATGGCTGCCGCGTAGAAACGCCCCAGCTGCGCCAGGGCCGAACCCGAGTTGAACAGGCCGGCATTGAAGAAGTAGGGACTGGTGCGCCCGGACTTCAGGGTGAACTCACCGAAGCGCAAAACGCCGCGATCGATGGCAAAACGAATGAAATCGCGCTGATACGCTTGCATGAAAAAAACCCCAAATACCACGGATTTAGCTAATTAGCTTGACGCCGTGTATCATACACGCACGCGATTTTTGGGGCCATTTATGCGGATCATCAGTGTGAACGTCAATGGTATTCAGGCTGCAGTCGAGCGTGGTTTGCTCAGTTGGCTGCAGGCACAGAATGCCGACGTCATCTGCCTGCAGGACACCCGTGCCTCCGCCTTTGAACTGGATGACCCAGCCTTCCAACTGGATGGCTACTTCCTTTATGCCTGCGATGCTGAAGTCCCTGCCCAAGGCGGCGTGGCTTTGTATTCGCGGTTGCAACCGAAGGCTGTCATCAGCGGTCTCGGTTTCGAGACGGCCGACCGCTACGGGCGCTACCTGCAAGCAGATTTCGACAAAGTCAGTATTGCCA comes from the Pseudomonas sp. RSB 5.4 genome and includes:
- the pyrE gene encoding orotate phosphoribosyltransferase; translated protein: MQAYQRDFIRFAIDRGVLRFGEFTLKSGRTSPYFFNAGLFNSGSALAQLGRFYAAAIAESGIPFDVLFGPAYKGIPLAATTAVALAEHHNRDLPWCFNRKEAKAHGEGGSLVGAPLTGEVLIIDDVITAGTAIREVMQIIASQDGAKAAGVLIALNRQERGNGELSAIQEVERDFGIPVISIVSLNQVLEFLADDPQLKQHLPAVEAYRAQFGV
- the argB gene encoding acetylglutamate kinase — its product is MTLEREAAAHTAQVLSEALPYIRRYVGKTLVIKYGGNAMESEELKTGFARDIVLMKAVGINPVVVHGGGPQIGDLLKRLSIESHFVDGMRVTDAATMDVVEMVLGGQVNKSIVNLINRHGGSAIGLTGKDAGLIRAKKLTVTRQTPEMTQPEIIDIGQVGEVVGINTELLNLLVKGNFIPVIAPIGVGENGESYNINADLVAGKVAEALKAEKLMLLTNIAGLMDKSGTVLTGLSTQQVDDLIADGTIYGGMLPKIRCALEAVQGGVGSSLIIDGRVPNAILLEIFTDTGVGTLISNRKRP